Proteins from a single region of Oreochromis niloticus isolate F11D_XX linkage group LG7, O_niloticus_UMD_NMBU, whole genome shotgun sequence:
- the LOC100693282 gene encoding interleukin-1 beta: MCDIDLSQALDCSPEEAIKSTCFDMKEVESEIFRLNEGLELMVSHNRRTMQSVALLVLGVNRMKKPLTQSDRKLSDDDVMNIIDSVVKETVWPPTKGTKRRDFLRANSEKALTLCDNSQKDLVLSGELQLQAITLQGGNCHRKVNFKMSRYIPSVPPGDSPGLIVVLSINNNLYMSCRMEADKVVLFLEQYHDDILTDRDMERFLFYRKTTGISLTTFESVKFRGWYISTSQQENQPVELCKVDAASRLTNFRVN, encoded by the exons ATGTGTGATATTGATCTCTCTCAAGCTCTGGACTG cTCACCTGAAGAAGCAATTAAATCCACCTGCTTTGACATGAAG GAGGTTGAAAGTGAGATCTTCAGACTTAATGAGGGTTTGGAGCTGATGGTTTCCCACAACAGAAGGACCATGCAGAGTGTGGCTCTTTTAGTGCTGGGGGTAAACAGGATGAAAAAGCCACTTACTCAAAGTGACAGGAAGctcagtgatgatgatgtcatgaaCATCATAGACAGTGTAGTGAAAG AAACTGTTTGGCCTCCCACCAAAGGAACAAAACGAAGGGACTTCCTGCGTGCCAACAGTGAGAAAGCGTTGACACTGTGTGACAACTCTCAGAAAGATCTTGTCCTGTCAGGAGAGTTACAGCTGCAGGCCATCACTCTGCAAGGGGGAAATTGCCACCGCAAAG TGAATTTTAAAATGTCGCGGTACATCCCTTCCGTCCCTCCTGGTGACTCTCCTGGTCTGATTGTCGTCCTGTCTATCAACAACAACCTGTACATGTCTTGCCGCATGGAAGCCGATAAAGTTGTGCTGTTTCTGGAG CAATACCATGATGACATTTTAACTGACAGAGACATGGAGCGATTTCTCTTCTACAGGAAAACCACTGGAATTTCTCTGACCACTTTTGAGTCTGTCAAGTTCCGCGGCTGGTACATCAGCACTTCACAACAGGAAAACCAGCCCGTTGAACTGTGTAAGGTGGATGCTGCCAGTCGTCTTACAAACTTCAGAGTAAACTAA